In the Corynebacterium jeikeium genome, ACGCTGCCTGCGCTGTTCAGCCACGCGGCAGGGAATAACTCCGTCATCTAAGGTGCCGAAGAGTAAGGCACTGAAGAGCTAGAACGGAGAAAGGGTCCCGCGACCGGGATGGTCGCGAGCCCCTTTTGCTGTGCTTAAACGCAGCGGCAGGCTTTACTCTACGAAGCGGAAATCGCGGTTGCTGGGGCTAACCAACGGCCGCGGCAGGAACTCCTTGCGCAGGTTACGCAGCGTGGAGGCGTGCTCCTCCAGACGCTTATCTTCGCTGGTCACCGGCGTGTACTTGCGGGCTTGCAGCGGGTTACCATCCAGGTCGATGGCGATGTACGTCATGGACGCGTGAATAGCTACCGGCAGGTTGCCCTTGCCCTCGCGCGGGTCGCCAGCGCGCAGGTGCACCATCACTGTCATCGAACGCTCGTCGGTGCGCACCAGGCGTGCGTCCACCTCCACGAGGTCGCCGATGTGCACCGGACGGTAGAAGCGAATACCACCGGCGTACACCGCAGTGGTGCGCTCGCCGGTCCACTGCATCGTGCAAGCGGTGGCCGCCTCGTCGATCCATTCCATGGCGGTTCCGCCGTGGACGTTGCCACCCCAGTTCACGTCCGTTGGCTTCGCCAGGAAGCGGTTCACCAGCTCCGGAGCGGTGGACTTGTCAGTGTAGGTCTGGCGCAGCATCTCCTCTTCGATGGCCTTGCGCAGCTGAATGCGGGAAAGCGCGGCATCTTCTACGCGCTTTTCCTCGTCGGTCGTCGGAACGTAGGAGGGGATTTGCTTGGACTTACCGTTTTCGTCCAAGGCAACGAAGATCACCAGGCAGTCGCAGGCACGGGTGAACACGCCCTCGCGCGGATCTGCGGATAGCACCTCGTTGACGATGTGCATGGAGCTGCGGCCGGTGTATGCAATGCGGCTGCGGACCTCCACCATGTGGCCCGAGGGGATTGGGCGAGTGAAGTGGATGTGGCCCACGTAAGCGGTCACACAATAAGACTGGGCCCAGCCGACGGCACAGGCATAGGCGGCCTTATCGATCCACTCCAGTACACGGCCACCGTGCACGCCCATCGCTCCGGCCATCAGCACGTCCGTCGGTGCGGCGAGGAAGCGCAGCGTCACCTTTGGGCTGCGCTCTGGGGGAGCCTT is a window encoding:
- a CDS encoding acyl-CoA thioesterase, whose product is MADSAENTTPSEHNASDDTAKAPPERSPKVTLRFLAAPTDVLMAGAMGVHGGRVLEWIDKAAYACAVGWAQSYCVTAYVGHIHFTRPIPSGHMVEVRSRIAYTGRSSMHIVNEVLSADPREGVFTRACDCLVIFVALDENGKSKQIPSYVPTTDEEKRVEDAALSRIQLRKAIEEEMLRQTYTDKSTAPELVNRFLAKPTDVNWGGNVHGGTAMEWIDEAATACTMQWTGERTTAVYAGGIRFYRPVHIGDLVEVDARLVRTDERSMTVMVHLRAGDPREGKGNLPVAIHASMTYIAIDLDGNPLQARKYTPVTSEDKRLEEHASTLRNLRKEFLPRPLVSPSNRDFRFVE